In Rhizobium sp. N324, a single genomic region encodes these proteins:
- a CDS encoding error-prone DNA polymerase: protein MKSGPAFFEIGVRTNFSFLEGASSPEEMVVQAAHLRLGGLGIADRNSVAGVVRAHAQALQLEERYRNRDAILAQAEKDGKTERIFDPIRIQPGARLVFCDDTPDILAYPRNRRGWANLCRLLSAGNLKEEAVKGSCFLTEAELMEWGDEMMLALVPDRTLVDRQSGQSALEDYLERFRRRFRKDFFMALAPAYDGRDRQVFAVLAMLAARNRVPLIATNQPLYHHPERRPLSDVVIAIREHVQIAQAGFLLAPNAERYLKDSREMARIFRDYPAAIENSQAFFDKLTFSLKELEHNYPPENDPGETPQETLDRLTRAGAARRYPEGVPSKVAQQIDYELKLIGDKNYASYFLTVYRIIQHARYDLKVLCQGRGSAANSVICYCLEITEVDPQKSTLLFDRFISMDRDEPPDIDVDFEHDRREEVIQFIYRTYKREHAGLTAGVTTYRTRSAGREVAKAFGLSEDVQSAISSLVWGWSEDNLSERDAKAAGLDIKDPVTRNVLKYASALLGFPRHLTQHVGGFVITRDRLDEVVPIMKTAMPDRYMIEWDKDDLDNVKILKVDVLALGMLTCLRKGFSLLELHYGVKKTLADLGNREHGDEGRPVYEMMGRADTLGVFQIESRAQMSMLPRLKPKLFYDLVIEVAIVRPGPIQGDMVHPYLKRREQRARNIPIEYPSEELKTVLERTLGVPLFQEQAMQIAITAAGFAPAEADKLRRAMATFKRTGTIGNFETRFIEGMASKGYAREFAQQCFNQIKGFGEYGFPESHAASFALLVYASSWLKAYYPDVFCAAMLNSQPMGFYAPAQLVRDAREHGVRILPVDINESDWDCGLEEAAFDPNAVDFHHREMRGIIKARHAVRLGFRQIKGISDKEMELLVKHRGRGYGSVRDLWLRSGLQKSVIERLADADAFQSLKLSRRDALWAVRALDVKSAAEELPLFEQVRHVDLQAEPATKLPDMLPGEQVIEDYRYLSLSLKAHPVSFLREELRHADVTRNVDLLKVANGRRVTIAGLVPVRQRPGSAKGVIFMTLEDETGVANAIVWPKIFDTYRSVVMGARLVKIRGRLQSQSGVIHTVVEQIEDMTPALGILQREARRFGVCERADEVLSPGVDQRQKKLAHAQERAELEKRMAATGRNSGIAETAEVMPRGRNFH from the coding sequence ATGAAAAGCGGGCCGGCATTTTTCGAGATCGGCGTGAGAACGAATTTTTCGTTTCTCGAGGGCGCCTCCAGTCCGGAAGAGATGGTCGTCCAGGCCGCTCATCTCCGGCTCGGCGGTCTCGGCATTGCGGACCGGAATTCGGTTGCCGGCGTCGTCAGGGCGCATGCGCAGGCGCTGCAGCTCGAGGAGAGATACAGGAACAGAGATGCGATCCTGGCCCAGGCGGAGAAGGACGGGAAAACGGAAAGGATTTTCGATCCCATCCGGATTCAGCCGGGCGCCCGTCTGGTCTTTTGCGACGACACGCCGGATATCCTCGCCTACCCGCGCAATCGGCGGGGCTGGGCAAATCTCTGCCGCCTTCTCAGCGCCGGCAATCTGAAGGAAGAAGCGGTCAAGGGAAGCTGCTTCCTGACGGAAGCCGAGCTCATGGAATGGGGAGACGAGATGATGCTCGCGCTTGTTCCCGATCGCACTCTTGTCGATCGTCAGTCAGGCCAGTCGGCGCTGGAAGATTATCTGGAACGGTTTCGCAGACGGTTCCGCAAGGATTTTTTCATGGCGCTGGCCCCGGCCTATGACGGCCGCGACCGGCAGGTCTTTGCGGTGCTTGCCATGCTTGCGGCGCGAAACCGCGTGCCGCTGATTGCGACCAACCAGCCACTTTACCATCATCCCGAACGCCGGCCGCTTTCGGATGTGGTGATCGCGATCCGGGAGCACGTGCAGATAGCGCAAGCCGGATTCCTGCTGGCGCCGAATGCCGAACGCTACCTTAAGGATTCACGTGAAATGGCCCGGATATTCCGGGACTATCCGGCTGCGATCGAAAATAGCCAGGCTTTCTTCGATAAGCTGACCTTTTCGCTGAAGGAATTGGAGCATAATTATCCGCCTGAAAACGATCCCGGCGAAACGCCGCAGGAGACGCTCGATAGGCTGACGAGGGCGGGAGCCGCAAGGCGCTATCCCGAGGGTGTGCCGTCCAAAGTGGCGCAGCAGATCGATTATGAACTGAAACTCATCGGCGATAAGAACTACGCCTCCTATTTCCTGACGGTTTACAGGATCATCCAGCACGCCCGTTATGACCTCAAGGTCTTGTGCCAGGGGCGCGGATCGGCGGCAAATTCGGTCATCTGCTATTGTCTCGAAATTACGGAAGTCGATCCTCAAAAGAGCACGCTGCTGTTCGACCGTTTCATTTCGATGGACCGCGACGAACCGCCGGATATCGATGTCGATTTCGAGCATGATCGGCGCGAAGAGGTCATCCAGTTCATCTACAGAACCTATAAGAGAGAACATGCCGGGCTGACGGCGGGGGTAACGACCTACCGTACCCGCTCGGCCGGCCGCGAGGTCGCCAAGGCCTTCGGACTGTCGGAAGATGTCCAGTCGGCGATCAGCAGTCTCGTCTGGGGCTGGTCGGAGGACAATCTTTCCGAGCGCGATGCCAAGGCGGCCGGCCTCGACATCAAGGATCCGGTCACCAGGAACGTGCTGAAATATGCCTCCGCGCTTCTCGGCTTCCCGCGCCACCTCACCCAGCATGTCGGCGGCTTCGTCATAACGCGGGACCGGCTCGACGAGGTGGTGCCGATCATGAAGACGGCCATGCCGGACCGCTACATGATCGAATGGGACAAGGACGATCTCGACAACGTCAAGATCCTCAAGGTGGATGTGCTGGCGCTCGGCATGCTGACCTGCCTGCGGAAGGGTTTTTCGCTGCTTGAACTGCATTACGGCGTGAAGAAGACGCTCGCCGATCTCGGCAACAGGGAACATGGGGACGAAGGCAGGCCGGTTTACGAGATGATGGGCCGGGCCGATACGCTTGGCGTCTTCCAGATCGAGAGCCGGGCGCAGATGAGCATGCTGCCGCGCCTGAAGCCGAAGCTGTTCTACGACCTCGTCATCGAGGTGGCGATCGTCCGGCCGGGCCCCATCCAGGGCGATATGGTGCATCCCTATCTGAAGCGCCGGGAGCAGCGGGCCAGGAATATCCCGATCGAATATCCAAGCGAGGAGCTGAAAACGGTTCTGGAAAGAACCCTCGGCGTGCCGCTGTTTCAGGAACAGGCGATGCAGATCGCCATTACCGCTGCAGGCTTTGCGCCTGCGGAAGCCGACAAGCTTCGCAGGGCGATGGCGACATTCAAGCGAACCGGCACGATCGGCAATTTCGAGACGAGGTTCATCGAGGGAATGGCCTCAAAGGGTTATGCTCGGGAATTCGCGCAGCAATGTTTCAACCAGATCAAAGGCTTCGGTGAATATGGCTTCCCTGAAAGCCATGCCGCCTCCTTTGCGCTGCTCGTCTATGCCTCCTCTTGGCTCAAGGCCTATTATCCCGACGTCTTCTGCGCGGCGATGCTGAATTCCCAGCCGATGGGGTTCTATGCGCCGGCGCAGCTGGTACGGGATGCACGCGAGCATGGGGTAAGGATCCTGCCGGTCGACATCAATGAATCCGATTGGGATTGCGGTCTGGAAGAGGCTGCTTTCGATCCGAATGCTGTCGATTTCCATCACCGTGAGATGCGCGGGATCATCAAGGCCCGGCATGCGGTGCGGCTCGGCTTTCGGCAGATCAAGGGCATCTCGGATAAGGAGATGGAGCTGCTCGTCAAACATCGAGGCAGAGGCTACGGTTCCGTTCGGGACCTCTGGCTGCGGTCCGGCCTGCAGAAATCCGTCATCGAGCGGCTGGCGGATGCCGATGCCTTCCAATCCCTCAAGCTATCGCGACGCGACGCGCTCTGGGCGGTGCGGGCCTTGGATGTGAAGAGCGCAGCCGAGGAGCTGCCGCTTTTCGAGCAGGTCCGTCATGTCGATCTCCAGGCTGAGCCGGCAACGAAGCTGCCGGACATGCTGCCGGGAGAGCAGGTCATCGAGGACTATCGTTATCTCTCGCTGTCGCTGAAGGCGCATCCGGTCTCCTTCCTGCGCGAGGAATTGCGGCATGCCGATGTGACGCGCAATGTCGATCTGTTGAAAGTCGCCAACGGCAGAAGGGTGACGATTGCGGGCCTGGTGCCGGTGCGCCAACGGCCGGGATCGGCCAAAGGCGTGATCTTCATGACGCTCGAGGATGAGACCGGCGTCGCCAATGCGATCGTCTGGCCGAAAATCTTCGACACATACCGCTCGGTTGTGATGGGCGCCCGGTTGGTGAAAATCCGCGGCAGGCTGCAAAGCCAGAGCGGCGTGATCCATACCGTCGTCGAGCAAATCGAGGACATGACGCCGGCGCTCGGCATCCTGCAGCGCGAGGCCCGGCGTTTCGGCGTCTGCGAGCGGGCAGACGAAGTGCTGAGCCCAGGTGTCGATCAGCGGCAGAAAAAGCTTGCACATGCACAGGAGAGAGCGGAGCTGGAAAAACGAATGGCGGCCACAGGCCGCAATTCCGGCATAGCGGAAACTGCCGAGGTGATGCCGCGCGGACGCAACTTCCATTAA
- a CDS encoding Y-family DNA polymerase → MRLTALDELAERLGLKKDQGVAEARAMYPMLEVAEEDPAADRRLLEAIADWCDRYTPLVAFDGKDGLFLDISGCAHLFGGEKPLLKDVLSRLFHMGIDARGAISSSPGLSWAASRFGRGGVIEDEETKQVLMSLPVAALRLEGQTVDALKKLGLKYIGDVIDAPRAPLTRRFGPGLLLRLDQALGREEEPVSPRRPVASLSAESRLIEPIGTEEQILAVTRQVAVSLQPSLETRGIGGRVFELVLFRVDGRVFRISVGASQPLREPKFIAGLFSERLQAVYDDLDAGYGFEILRLNVLRHDPFNEAQADFEGDRQGEISLSVFVDRVSARLGADCLQSFQLRESHVPERAVITVPVMDALPRRKAAQGIQLPFREERPLRLFATPEPVEIMLAEVPDGPPQIFRWRRMQHQVARSEGPERIAMEWWIDGDDAEARDYFRIEDEAGHRFWIYRRGFYGRELDPRWFMHGVFA, encoded by the coding sequence ATGCGGCTGACGGCGCTGGACGAGTTGGCCGAAAGGCTGGGGCTGAAAAAGGACCAGGGCGTTGCCGAAGCGCGGGCCATGTACCCAATGCTCGAGGTCGCGGAAGAGGATCCGGCGGCCGACCGCCGGCTGCTGGAGGCCATTGCCGACTGGTGCGACCGTTATACGCCGCTGGTGGCGTTCGACGGCAAGGACGGCCTGTTTCTTGACATTAGCGGCTGCGCCCATCTCTTCGGTGGGGAAAAGCCGCTTCTCAAGGATGTGCTGTCGCGGCTTTTTCATATGGGAATCGATGCGCGCGGCGCCATCTCATCCTCGCCAGGCCTTTCCTGGGCCGCGTCGCGCTTCGGGCGAGGCGGCGTGATAGAGGATGAGGAGACGAAGCAGGTGCTGATGTCCTTGCCGGTGGCAGCCTTGCGGCTGGAAGGACAAACCGTCGATGCGCTGAAGAAGCTCGGCCTGAAATATATCGGCGACGTCATCGATGCACCGCGCGCGCCGCTGACCCGCCGGTTCGGCCCGGGACTGCTTCTGCGGCTCGACCAGGCGCTGGGACGTGAGGAGGAGCCGGTCTCGCCGCGGCGTCCGGTCGCCAGCCTCTCGGCCGAAAGCCGCCTGATCGAGCCCATCGGGACGGAAGAACAGATCCTTGCCGTCACGCGGCAGGTCGCCGTGTCGCTGCAGCCGTCGCTGGAGACGCGGGGGATCGGTGGACGGGTGTTCGAACTGGTGCTGTTCCGCGTCGACGGCAGGGTCTTTCGTATCTCCGTCGGTGCTTCGCAGCCGCTTCGTGAACCAAAATTCATTGCCGGGCTTTTTTCCGAGCGATTGCAGGCGGTTTATGACGATCTCGATGCCGGCTATGGTTTCGAAATCCTGCGGTTGAATGTGCTGCGGCATGATCCCTTCAACGAGGCCCAGGCGGATTTCGAGGGCGACCGTCAGGGCGAGATCTCGCTTTCTGTTTTCGTCGACCGGGTCTCGGCCCGGCTGGGTGCGGATTGCCTGCAAAGCTTCCAGCTCCGCGAGAGCCATGTGCCGGAACGCGCCGTCATCACGGTTCCCGTGATGGATGCTCTTCCCAGGCGGAAGGCGGCGCAGGGCATCCAGCTTCCTTTCCGCGAGGAGCGCCCGCTGCGGCTCTTCGCAACGCCGGAGCCGGTCGAGATCATGCTTGCCGAAGTGCCCGATGGTCCGCCGCAGATCTTCCGCTGGCGGCGCATGCAGCATCAGGTGGCAAGAAGCGAAGGGCCGGAACGGATCGCCATGGAGTGGTGGATCGATGGGGATGACGCCGAGGCGCGTGACTATTTCCGCATCGAGGACGAGGCCGGACATCGCTTCTGGATCTATCGTCGCGGTTTCTATGGCCGGGAACTCGATCCTCGCTGGTTCATGCACGGTGTGTTTGCATGA
- a CDS encoding ImuA family protein — translation MAQHALARERLFALRETIARLEGKPAPALAAAEREALADGGKTRQRRSLPPLAFGVESLDEALEGGLPLDAITEFRSALSRDAGAASGLALAVAARLQSQEADAGRLSPLLWIGDAVGTLEAGRPYVPGLRDFGLSPERFFHAAPRKLDEALWLVETAVESAAFSAVIFEVRGNPAHFGLTESRRLSLRARAARRPLFLVRQAGAEEASSAAFRLHVEPAPSGLRPLPDGSKLSGSIGNPIFRLTLEKGRNPAPLCFFLEWNPHGREFLPVAEPNLLRSPGEQSAHSGAQLSASANGPHRPQAMGALLAFDRAS, via the coding sequence ATGGCGCAGCACGCCCTGGCGCGCGAGCGGCTTTTTGCGCTCCGCGAAACCATCGCCAGATTGGAGGGGAAGCCCGCGCCGGCGCTTGCGGCAGCGGAGCGGGAAGCCCTGGCGGACGGAGGCAAGACACGGCAGAGGCGCAGTCTGCCGCCCCTGGCGTTCGGGGTGGAATCGCTTGATGAGGCGCTGGAAGGCGGCCTGCCGCTCGATGCGATCACCGAATTCCGCTCCGCTCTGTCGCGTGATGCCGGTGCGGCAAGCGGGCTGGCGCTGGCCGTCGCCGCGCGGCTGCAGAGCCAAGAGGCGGATGCCGGCAGGCTTTCCCCGCTGCTCTGGATCGGCGATGCTGTCGGCACGCTGGAGGCCGGCCGTCCCTATGTTCCCGGGCTTCGGGATTTCGGGCTGAGCCCGGAGCGGTTTTTCCATGCCGCGCCGCGCAAGCTGGACGAGGCGCTCTGGCTGGTGGAGACCGCGGTGGAAAGCGCTGCCTTTTCGGCGGTCATCTTCGAAGTGCGAGGCAATCCCGCCCATTTCGGCCTGACCGAAAGCCGCAGGCTCAGTCTCAGGGCGCGTGCTGCCCGCCGTCCGCTCTTTCTTGTCCGCCAGGCCGGGGCGGAAGAGGCAAGCAGTGCGGCCTTCCGTCTGCATGTCGAGCCGGCGCCATCCGGTCTGCGGCCGTTGCCGGATGGATCGAAGCTTTCCGGCAGCATCGGCAATCCGATTTTCCGTCTCACGCTGGAGAAGGGGCGCAATCCGGCCCCGCTCTGCTTTTTTCTGGAGTGGAACCCCCATGGACGCGAATTTCTCCCCGTCGCCGAGCCAAACCTCCTTCGTTCTCCAGGCGAGCAGTCAGCGCATTCTGGCGCTCAGCTTTCCGCATCTGCCAACGGACCGCATCGCCCGCAGGCGATGGGGGCTCTCCTGGCGTTCGACAGGGCGTCCTGA
- a CDS encoding metallopeptidase family protein, giving the protein MARIDQSDDWRDRHAPTISTFESLAMEAYSHLPDEFRRLTTNLTIEIEDFPDDDVFEDMALETPFDLLGLFEGRGISERFTVETGEMPNRIRLYRRPILDYWAENDETLGDIITHVLIHEIGHHFGLSDDDMERIEASAEEAAER; this is encoded by the coding sequence ATGGCCCGCATAGACCAGAGCGATGATTGGCGGGACCGCCATGCGCCGACGATCAGCACCTTCGAGTCGCTGGCCATGGAGGCCTATAGCCATCTGCCGGATGAATTTCGCCGGTTGACGACCAACCTCACGATCGAGATCGAAGACTTCCCCGATGACGATGTTTTCGAGGACATGGCGTTGGAAACCCCTTTCGATCTGCTCGGCCTTTTCGAAGGCAGGGGCATTTCCGAACGTTTCACGGTGGAAACCGGCGAGATGCCGAACCGCATCCGCCTCTACCGGCGCCCCATTCTCGATTACTGGGCCGAGAATGACGAGACGCTCGGCGATATCATCACCCACGTCCTGATCCACGAAATCGGCCACCATTTCGGGCTGAGCGACGACGATATGGAGCGGATCGAGGCAAGCGCTGAGGAAGCCGCCGAGCGCTAA
- a CDS encoding DUF1737 domain-containing protein: MKLYRFLTGPDDASFCHKVTAALNKGWSLEGSPTYAFNAATGAMQCGQAVVKTVEGKDYHPEMKLSEQ; this comes from the coding sequence ATGAAACTTTACCGCTTCCTGACCGGTCCCGACGACGCTTCCTTCTGCCACAAGGTCACCGCCGCCCTCAACAAGGGCTGGTCGCTGGAGGGCTCGCCGACCTATGCCTTCAATGCCGCAACCGGCGCGATGCAGTGCGGCCAGGCGGTCGTCAAGACCGTCGAAGGCAAGGATTACCATCCCGAGATGAAGCTCTCCGAGCAGTAA
- a CDS encoding HpcH/HpaI aldolase/citrate lyase family protein, whose protein sequence is MSQIPPRRSLNLRRSVLSVPAINLRALEKSHSLDCDAVIFDLEDSVSPEKKGQARENLRAFFAGPPLEGKERIIRINSLSSEFGPVDLDLVKALLPDAILLPKVEGPRGITDIGDLLADADAPEELRIWAMIETPRGVLNAGAIAEAGRTPGSRLDCLVVGLNDLRKETGVLPQPGRTYLVPWLMQVVLAVSAYGLDAIDSVFNDFRDEQGFDAECLQGRAMGFAGKMLIHPTQIEPANRHFGPDPAAIAEAEAIISAFADPASDGLNVINSGGRMIERLHLVQAESLVHKARLISARKPA, encoded by the coding sequence ATGAGCCAAATACCCCCTCGCCGTTCCTTAAATCTGCGCCGCTCGGTGCTGAGCGTGCCCGCCATCAATCTCCGGGCGCTCGAAAAAAGCCATTCGCTTGATTGCGATGCGGTTATTTTCGATCTGGAGGATTCCGTCTCGCCCGAGAAGAAGGGGCAAGCGCGGGAAAATCTGCGCGCCTTTTTTGCGGGGCCGCCGCTTGAAGGCAAGGAAAGGATCATTCGCATCAATTCTTTGTCATCCGAATTCGGTCCGGTGGACCTGGATCTGGTCAAGGCGCTTTTGCCCGATGCCATCCTCCTTCCCAAGGTGGAGGGACCTCGCGGTATTACCGATATAGGCGATCTGCTCGCCGATGCGGATGCGCCGGAGGAACTGCGCATCTGGGCGATGATCGAGACGCCGCGCGGCGTGCTGAATGCCGGGGCGATCGCCGAAGCCGGCCGGACGCCGGGCTCGCGGCTCGATTGCCTCGTCGTCGGCCTCAACGATCTGCGCAAGGAAACGGGCGTCTTGCCGCAGCCGGGACGAACCTATCTCGTGCCGTGGCTGATGCAGGTCGTCCTGGCGGTCAGCGCTTACGGGCTCGATGCGATCGACAGCGTCTTCAACGATTTCAGGGACGAGCAGGGTTTCGATGCCGAATGCCTGCAGGGCCGGGCCATGGGCTTTGCCGGCAAGATGCTGATCCATCCCACGCAGATCGAGCCCGCCAATCGGCATTTCGGCCCGGACCCGGCAGCGATTGCGGAAGCGGAGGCGATCATATCGGCTTTTGCCGATCCGGCTTCCGATGGCTTGAACGTCATCAATTCAGGCGGGCGGATGATCGAGCGGCTGCATCTTGTCCAAGCCGAAAGCCTGGTTCATAAAGCTCGCCTGATTTCTGCAAGAAAGCCCGCCTGA
- a CDS encoding VOC family protein, translating into MNATENNPVKMPPVKNGLLPYLTVGGAVKAAEFYKKAFGAEEAYIVPVDESGRTMHVHLYINGSSLMLSDAYPEYGHPFKGHEGFAIQLVIDDIDFWWDRAVAAGAEVVMPVELMFWGDRYGQLRDPFGVLWGLNAPTK; encoded by the coding sequence ATGAATGCGACGGAAAACAATCCGGTCAAGATGCCGCCGGTCAAAAATGGCCTGCTGCCCTATCTGACGGTCGGCGGCGCTGTGAAAGCCGCAGAATTCTACAAGAAAGCTTTCGGCGCCGAAGAAGCCTATATCGTGCCGGTCGACGAAAGCGGCCGGACGATGCATGTGCATCTCTACATCAACGGCAGTTCCCTCATGCTGTCGGATGCCTATCCGGAATACGGCCACCCCTTCAAAGGCCATGAAGGCTTCGCCATCCAGCTGGTTATCGACGATATCGATTTCTGGTGGGATCGCGCCGTCGCTGCCGGCGCCGAAGTCGTCATGCCGGTCGAACTGATGTTCTGGGGCGACCGTTACGGCCAGCTTCGCGACCCGTTCGGCGTGCTCTGGGGCC